One part of the Thermodesulfovibrionales bacterium genome encodes these proteins:
- the mgtA gene encoding magnesium-translocating P-type ATPase — translation MFPHSSNKGSAFWQKDVTTLLRELDSTPAGLSGSEASARLADFGPNLLHPVKKRMLLFQFLEKFRNPLVIILLVASIVLALTGDVTSFLIITVIVLISVTLDFFQEHRAGQAADRLRKSVAVHVQVLRDGQSREVPVAELVPGDIVLLAAGDLVPGDGRILESKDFFVNQALLTGEPYPVEKTPGDLAGESDILAANNTVLLGTSVISGSAKVLICRTGANTVLGDIADTLVAKPPPTAFEQGTRNFGLLIMRFTVLLVLFVLLVNAFFHRPWLESFLFAVALAVGLTPELLPMVVSVTLARGAQRMAAKKVIVKRLAAIQNLGSMDVLCTDKTGTLTEARIRLERHVDCRGRDSKRVLELAYLNSFFETGLKSPLDDAILEHVEIDISGWRKIDEVPFDFERRRVSVLVDNGRTRLLVVKGAPEDIVRLCTSCERDSASPSPLDNTTLSSIQELFETLGREGFRVLGVAWREVEADHPHAVVGDEERLVFAGFAAFLDPPKESAKEALQKIAASGISVKIVTGDNELVTEHICNELGLPISGILTGSEIHEMDDQALSIQVERANLFCRVTPIQKNRVILALKKRGHAIGYLGDGINDAPSLHSADIGISVDSAVDVAKDAAEMILLEHDLGVLYEGVIEGRRTFGNVMKYIMMGTSSNFGNMFSMAGGSLFLPFIPMLPVQILLNNMLYDFSEVPIPLDNVDEEYLIRPRKWDIGFVRKFMLTIGPVSSLFDFLTFFVMLGVFHAGEKLFHTGWFIESLATQVLVIFVIRTHKNPFRSRPHPLLTASSLIVVALAIALPSTPLAGYLGFEPLPALFFLVLTGMVLLYLLIVEQVKQWFFNRYMAT, via the coding sequence ATGTTTCCTCATTCTTCAAACAAAGGATCTGCGTTCTGGCAGAAGGACGTAACCACCCTCCTGAGAGAACTTGATTCAACTCCTGCCGGGCTGTCGGGGAGTGAAGCCTCTGCACGTCTTGCCGATTTCGGTCCTAATCTACTGCATCCGGTGAAAAAGAGGATGCTTCTTTTCCAGTTCTTAGAGAAGTTTCGTAACCCCCTGGTCATTATTCTCCTGGTTGCCAGTATCGTATTAGCCCTAACCGGCGACGTTACCAGTTTCCTCATTATCACCGTTATTGTACTCATCAGCGTGACGCTCGATTTTTTTCAGGAGCATAGAGCGGGACAAGCAGCCGACCGATTGCGCAAATCCGTAGCCGTACATGTACAGGTATTACGCGATGGCCAATCCCGCGAGGTCCCCGTGGCAGAGTTGGTACCCGGAGATATCGTCCTTCTCGCGGCCGGTGATTTGGTTCCGGGTGACGGACGCATCCTTGAGTCAAAGGACTTTTTTGTAAACCAGGCCCTTCTCACCGGAGAACCGTATCCGGTTGAGAAGACACCCGGTGACCTGGCAGGGGAGTCAGATATCCTTGCTGCGAACAATACCGTGCTCCTGGGGACTTCAGTAATCAGCGGCAGCGCAAAAGTGCTGATTTGTCGTACCGGAGCGAATACTGTGTTGGGAGATATTGCCGATACCCTGGTTGCCAAGCCCCCTCCGACTGCGTTTGAGCAGGGCACACGCAATTTTGGCTTGCTGATCATGCGTTTTACCGTGCTTCTTGTGTTGTTTGTTCTTCTCGTCAATGCATTCTTCCACAGGCCATGGCTCGAATCGTTTCTCTTTGCGGTGGCCCTCGCTGTGGGCCTCACTCCCGAACTTCTCCCTATGGTTGTCTCGGTAACCCTTGCCCGTGGTGCCCAGCGTATGGCAGCGAAGAAGGTGATTGTGAAACGGCTTGCCGCAATTCAGAATCTGGGAAGCATGGACGTCCTCTGCACCGACAAGACAGGTACGCTGACCGAGGCACGCATTCGCCTGGAACGCCATGTGGACTGTCGCGGGCGGGACAGTAAGCGCGTGCTGGAGCTCGCCTACCTGAACAGTTTTTTTGAAACGGGACTGAAAAGTCCCTTGGATGATGCGATTCTCGAGCATGTTGAAATTGACATATCGGGCTGGCGCAAAATCGATGAGGTTCCCTTTGACTTCGAACGGCGCCGGGTTTCCGTGCTTGTTGACAATGGCCGAACAAGGCTCCTCGTAGTCAAGGGAGCCCCGGAGGATATTGTGCGTCTCTGCACCAGCTGTGAGAGAGATAGTGCGTCGCCGTCCCCTTTGGATAACACAACGCTCTCCTCAATCCAGGAACTTTTTGAAACGCTGGGGCGTGAAGGCTTTCGCGTATTAGGGGTGGCCTGGAGGGAAGTGGAAGCGGATCATCCTCACGCGGTTGTCGGCGATGAAGAGAGGCTTGTGTTTGCCGGTTTCGCCGCGTTCCTTGATCCTCCCAAAGAAAGCGCAAAGGAGGCATTACAGAAAATTGCCGCCAGCGGCATTTCTGTCAAGATCGTGACCGGCGACAATGAGCTGGTTACGGAGCATATCTGCAACGAATTGGGATTGCCTATTAGCGGGATTCTCACAGGCTCAGAGATTCATGAGATGGATGATCAAGCCCTCTCAATACAGGTGGAGAGGGCGAACCTGTTTTGCCGCGTCACCCCGATACAGAAAAACCGGGTCATTCTCGCCCTGAAGAAGAGGGGGCACGCGATAGGCTACCTTGGTGACGGTATCAATGACGCCCCGTCACTTCATTCCGCAGATATCGGCATCTCAGTGGACAGCGCAGTAGATGTTGCGAAAGATGCGGCCGAGATGATCCTATTGGAACACGACCTGGGAGTTTTGTATGAAGGGGTAATTGAGGGACGACGCACGTTCGGCAATGTCATGAAATACATAATGATGGGAACCAGTTCCAATTTCGGAAACATGTTCAGCATGGCGGGAGGCTCTCTCTTCCTTCCCTTCATTCCCATGCTCCCGGTCCAGATATTACTCAACAATATGCTTTACGATTTCTCTGAAGTTCCTATTCCCTTAGACAACGTTGATGAGGAATACCTGATCCGTCCCCGCAAGTGGGACATAGGCTTCGTCCGTAAGTTCATGTTAACTATCGGCCCTGTCAGTTCCCTCTTTGATTTCCTCACTTTCTTCGTGATGCTGGGTGTCTTTCACGCTGGTGAAAAACTCTTTCATACCGGCTGGTTCATAGAGTCCCTGGCTACTCAAGTGCTTGTTATCTTTGTCATCCGTACTCATAAGAATCCCTTCAGAAGCCGTCCCCATCCATTATTGACCGCGTCGTCCCTCATCGTGGTAGCGTTGGCCATCGCTCTTCCCTCTACCCCCTTGGCCGGCTATCTCGGCTTTGAACCGCTCCCTGCCTTGTTCTTTCTTGTTTTGACAGGCATGGTACTACTCTACCTTCTGATCGTGGAACAAGTGAAACAGTGGTTCTTCAACCGCTACATGGCAACCTGA
- a CDS encoding antibiotic biosynthesis monooxygenase, producing the protein MNARVAVFNIKSGKREEAIHLFKNFVVPEAHKQKGFKGGLLLTNPDTGQGMSIGLWETEADMTATERSGFYQKWVSRFTDFFTAPPSMEHYEVNIKDY; encoded by the coding sequence ATGAATGCAAGAGTCGCGGTTTTCAACATCAAGTCAGGCAAGCGTGAAGAGGCGATACACCTCTTCAAGAATTTTGTCGTCCCCGAGGCCCACAAGCAAAAGGGTTTCAAGGGTGGGCTCCTCCTAACAAACCCTGATACGGGACAAGGCATGTCAATAGGTCTTTGGGAGACAGAAGCCGACATGACCGCAACCGAGAGGAGCGGCTTCTATCAGAAATGGGTCTCCAGATTCACAGACTTTTTTACTGCACCGCCTTCCATGGAACACTATGAAGTGAACATCAAAGATTATTAA
- a CDS encoding adenosylcobinamide-GDP ribazoletransferase, whose translation MKQMLLALQFLTILPVKVRGEVSDMDLAGATIFFPLAGAIQGLLIAITGLAALQIFGPDVVSGIVIIAGLLTSGGFDMDGLIDTFDALAVKATGDQAIDVEKRLTVMKGSTIGAIGAITMAATLLMKYVLLNALFHSVPLNAALCLVFLMPAFSKWVTVPAMSHGIPARKDGLGRIFLDNVRPLHVFLSTFVVVALYLLVGRLYLFAAYGAKSVAFAGTILFGLYIFSLLSGHFCLRKFGGLTGDNFGAMTEISEILFLMAASAWLGNHI comes from the coding sequence ATGAAGCAGATGCTGCTCGCATTACAGTTTCTCACGATACTGCCGGTAAAGGTGAGGGGCGAGGTTTCTGATATGGATCTTGCTGGAGCGACGATATTCTTCCCGTTGGCCGGCGCGATTCAAGGACTCCTTATCGCAATTACAGGGCTCGCGGCTCTCCAGATATTCGGGCCTGACGTCGTGAGCGGAATCGTCATTATCGCCGGGCTCCTCACAAGTGGCGGATTCGACATGGACGGGCTCATCGACACCTTTGATGCGCTCGCGGTCAAAGCCACCGGTGATCAGGCGATAGATGTTGAGAAGAGGTTGACGGTGATGAAGGGCAGCACCATTGGCGCGATCGGGGCCATCACGATGGCAGCGACGCTGCTCATGAAATATGTCCTCCTGAACGCATTGTTTCATTCGGTCCCCCTCAACGCTGCACTATGCTTGGTATTTCTGATGCCTGCATTTTCGAAATGGGTGACGGTGCCCGCGATGAGTCACGGTATCCCTGCCCGCAAAGATGGGCTCGGCCGGATCTTCCTGGATAATGTGAGGCCGCTCCATGTGTTTCTCTCGACGTTTGTAGTAGTCGCCCTATATCTCCTCGTGGGAAGATTATATCTCTTTGCGGCCTACGGCGCGAAAAGCGTGGCGTTTGCGGGGACCATCTTGTTCGGCCTCTATATCTTCAGCCTCCTCTCCGGACATTTTTGTCTCAGGAAGTTCGGTGGGCTCACCGGTGACAATTTCGGTGCGATGACCGAAATATCGGAAATACTTTTCTTGATGGCGGCCTCAGCGTGGCTGGGGAATCATATCTGA
- the cobT gene encoding nicotinate-nucleotide--dimethylbenzimidazole phosphoribosyltransferase, which produces MDVVTERVKNIRPVDRAMYEEAQKRLDNLTKPPGSLGRLEEFARRLVAITRNRNPILEKKVVFTFAGDHGVVQEGVSAYPKEVTAQMVFNFLRGGAGINVLARHAGAEIVVVDIGVDHDFAEAEGLTKMKAVRGTKNFLKGPAMTRQEALRCLEIGIELADSYAKEGYQIFGTGDMGIGNTTPSSAIASVLTGRPVSEVTGKGTGISDESLRRKIEVIEGAVRLNKPDSTDALDVLSKVGGAEIGGIAGLVLGAASNRIPVVIDGFISTAGALLAYCLEPKTKDYLFAAHNSVERGHKAMLAKMGLRPILDLDLRLGEGTGAALAMTIIEAGLKIYREMATFAEAGVSDEILH; this is translated from the coding sequence ATGGATGTTGTAACCGAAAGAGTGAAGAACATCAGGCCGGTGGACAGGGCGATGTACGAAGAGGCGCAGAAGCGGCTTGACAATCTCACCAAGCCGCCGGGAAGTCTCGGTAGGCTCGAGGAGTTTGCAAGGAGGCTCGTCGCGATCACCCGGAACAGGAACCCAATCCTCGAAAAGAAGGTTGTCTTCACATTCGCCGGAGACCACGGGGTGGTACAGGAAGGGGTATCCGCCTATCCGAAGGAAGTTACCGCTCAGATGGTGTTCAACTTCCTCAGGGGCGGAGCCGGCATCAATGTCCTTGCCCGTCACGCAGGGGCCGAGATCGTCGTCGTGGACATCGGTGTTGATCATGACTTTGCCGAGGCCGAAGGCCTCACGAAGATGAAGGCCGTGAGGGGGACGAAGAATTTTCTGAAAGGTCCGGCAATGACGAGACAGGAGGCGTTACGGTGCCTCGAAATCGGGATAGAGCTTGCGGACAGCTACGCGAAAGAGGGATATCAGATCTTCGGCACCGGCGACATGGGGATAGGAAATACAACACCTTCGAGTGCTATCGCCTCTGTGCTGACCGGCAGGCCCGTTTCCGAAGTTACGGGTAAGGGGACAGGCATATCCGATGAATCTTTGCGGAGAAAGATCGAGGTGATTGAAGGCGCGGTTCGGTTGAACAAGCCCGATTCGACTGATGCCCTTGATGTCCTTTCGAAAGTGGGGGGCGCCGAGATCGGCGGCATCGCCGGTTTGGTGCTCGGTGCCGCATCGAACCGCATCCCGGTGGTGATAGACGGTTTTATATCAACCGCAGGAGCACTTCTCGCATACTGTCTCGAACCGAAGACGAAGGACTACCTGTTCGCTGCCCATAACTCTGTAGAGAGAGGGCATAAGGCGATGCTCGCAAAGATGGGACTGAGGCCGATCCTTGACCTCGATCTGAGGCTTGGAGAGGGAACGGGCGCGGCGCTTGCGATGACGATCATAGAAGCGGGGCTGAAGATATACCGTGAGATGGCGACCTTTGCTGAGGCCGGTGTCTCCGATGAGATCCTGCATTAA
- the thiC gene encoding phosphomethylpyrimidine synthase ThiC — MTQLERAAKGEVTEEIRTVGTAEGVDVETVRSRVASGKIVIPANRNRRQKNVGIGKGLRTKVNASIGTSTDIADIRMEVEKALVAEKYGADTLMDLSVGGDITGIRRAVMEAISLPVGTVPLYEAFAIAIEKYGAAVNMPAELLFEITEKQCEEGVAFMAIHCGINRRTVEMLRKQHYRYGGLVSKGGSYMVAWMEHNNRENPLYEHFDRVAAILKKHDTVLSLGNGFRAGAIHDATDRVQIQELLINCELAETGRETGCQTMVEGPGHIPINEIEANIIMEKKMSGESPFYMLGPITTDIAPGYDHITAAIGAALSSSYGADFICYVTPSEHLGLPFPEDVREGVIASRIAAHVGDMIKHKNMQKDKVMSKARRDMQWSTQFSLAIDAERAKEIKDRRGNGDEHSCTMCGKFCANDILRGMFERDMAGSDKG, encoded by the coding sequence ATGACACAACTCGAAAGAGCTGCAAAGGGAGAAGTGACAGAAGAGATCAGGACAGTTGGAACGGCCGAGGGGGTGGATGTGGAAACGGTGAGGAGCCGTGTGGCGTCCGGAAAGATCGTCATCCCTGCCAACAGGAACAGAAGGCAGAAGAACGTCGGCATCGGCAAGGGGCTCAGGACAAAGGTAAACGCATCGATAGGCACATCCACCGACATCGCCGACATCCGGATGGAAGTCGAAAAGGCGCTGGTGGCCGAAAAATACGGGGCTGACACACTCATGGACCTGAGTGTCGGCGGTGACATTACCGGCATCAGGAGGGCGGTCATGGAGGCGATAAGCCTTCCCGTCGGAACGGTCCCCCTCTATGAGGCCTTTGCGATTGCGATAGAGAAATACGGTGCGGCAGTCAATATGCCGGCGGAGCTCCTCTTCGAGATCACTGAGAAACAGTGCGAAGAGGGTGTGGCCTTCATGGCGATCCACTGCGGCATTAACAGAAGGACTGTCGAGATGCTCAGGAAGCAGCACTACCGTTACGGCGGGCTCGTATCAAAGGGCGGCTCTTACATGGTCGCGTGGATGGAGCATAACAATAGGGAGAACCCTCTCTATGAGCATTTCGACAGGGTAGCCGCGATACTGAAAAAGCATGATACGGTCCTGAGCCTCGGCAACGGTTTCCGGGCAGGCGCGATCCACGATGCGACCGACAGGGTCCAGATCCAGGAGCTTCTCATAAATTGCGAACTTGCCGAGACCGGCAGAGAGACCGGGTGCCAGACGATGGTCGAAGGCCCCGGGCATATCCCGATCAACGAGATAGAGGCGAATATCATTATGGAGAAAAAGATGAGCGGCGAGTCTCCTTTTTACATGCTCGGGCCGATCACGACCGACATCGCGCCCGGTTATGACCATATTACGGCTGCCATCGGGGCAGCGCTCTCTTCGTCCTACGGTGCTGATTTCATATGCTATGTGACGCCATCCGAGCACCTCGGCCTGCCTTTCCCCGAAGATGTGCGTGAAGGGGTCATCGCTTCGAGAATTGCCGCGCACGTGGGCGACATGATAAAGCATAAGAACATGCAGAAGGACAAAGTGATGTCGAAGGCGAGACGGGACATGCAGTGGTCCACCCAATTCTCGCTTGCAATAGACGCCGAGAGAGCGAAGGAAATAAAGGACAGGCGAGGCAACGGCGATGAACATTCATGCACCATGTGCGGAAAGTTCTGTGCCAACGATATTCTCCGCGGCATGTTCGAGAGGGACATGGCGGGCTCGGATAAGGGGTAG
- a CDS encoding radical SAM protein → MRILFLEHPRSVAPERCNDIANTPLSSCLLTGYAAGMLISRGHEVEIIEGYLDRLSYEEIRSITAAFRPDILGVHMVYHWKTDLALFDFLERVKSERPALTITAFGFYPTIAFEDILRRCRAVDSVITGEPEMPFAGLAEHLSRGAHVPPVPGLAFRDGSGGIKCLKRRPVDDLDLLPFPVRTEALYRLDEVNLLGSRGCYGRCTFCYINSFYGQGAPWRWRSPENIVKEIDAIMSEKGARDFYFTDPNFFGPGQRGQERALRIASLLRPRNIRFGIEARVNDIHDGVIGPLVEAGLRHILIGLESGRDESLRRMRKMTTVAQNEQALKILRRHGIEPNVGFIMFEPDSSLADIRTNFEFLRRNDLLKNLAVTANVLYHHQIILEGTEAYQNLRRDDRLETVQASPYEGTAYFRSPEVAVLADIMRQITNILFTCMEEIWNGKVIESPGMREKYREVNQLLVNIFDESLRTLESGEGMDAAGIASVVQDTGRKITGLVKTVSV, encoded by the coding sequence GTGAGGATACTTTTCCTTGAACATCCGAGGAGCGTTGCGCCAGAGCGGTGCAATGACATCGCAAACACGCCTCTGTCCTCGTGCCTTCTCACCGGCTATGCCGCGGGGATGTTGATCAGCAGGGGGCATGAGGTCGAGATAATCGAGGGATACCTTGACAGACTTTCCTATGAAGAGATTAGGAGCATCACAGCTGCATTCAGGCCGGATATCCTGGGAGTGCATATGGTTTACCACTGGAAAACCGACCTGGCGCTCTTCGATTTTCTCGAACGGGTGAAGAGCGAAAGACCGGCCCTCACGATAACCGCCTTTGGGTTCTATCCGACGATCGCATTCGAGGATATTCTGAGAAGATGCCGGGCGGTAGATTCGGTCATCACCGGTGAGCCCGAGATGCCCTTTGCGGGTCTGGCTGAACATCTGTCGCGGGGCGCTCACGTGCCTCCCGTTCCGGGACTCGCCTTCCGGGATGGATCAGGCGGCATCAAGTGTCTGAAGCGGAGGCCGGTTGATGACCTCGATCTCCTGCCCTTCCCGGTTCGGACGGAGGCCCTTTATCGTCTGGACGAGGTGAACCTCCTTGGGAGCAGGGGATGCTACGGGAGGTGCACCTTCTGCTATATAAATTCCTTTTATGGTCAAGGAGCGCCCTGGCGCTGGAGGAGCCCTGAAAATATTGTCAAGGAGATAGACGCGATAATGTCCGAGAAGGGAGCGAGGGATTTCTATTTTACAGACCCGAATTTCTTCGGTCCCGGTCAGAGAGGCCAGGAGAGGGCTTTGCGCATCGCTTCCCTTCTGCGGCCGCGAAATATCCGCTTCGGCATCGAGGCCCGCGTGAACGATATCCATGATGGCGTGATCGGACCGCTGGTCGAGGCAGGGCTTCGTCATATCCTCATCGGTCTTGAGAGCGGCAGGGACGAGTCACTGAGGAGGATGAGAAAGATGACGACCGTGGCCCAGAACGAGCAGGCGCTCAAGATACTCAGGAGACACGGGATCGAGCCGAATGTGGGCTTCATTATGTTTGAGCCCGACTCTTCATTGGCAGATATCCGCACTAATTTTGAATTCCTCAGGAGAAACGACCTGCTGAAGAATCTGGCTGTCACCGCGAATGTGCTCTACCACCACCAGATTATCCTGGAGGGAACCGAGGCCTACCAAAATCTCAGGCGCGACGACCGTCTTGAGACAGTGCAGGCTTCCCCTTATGAAGGCACGGCCTATTTCAGATCACCGGAAGTGGCAGTGCTTGCCGATATCATGAGACAGATCACGAATATTCTTTTTACCTGCATGGAGGAGATCTGGAACGGAAAGGTCATCGAGTCGCCTGGCATGCGGGAAAAGTATCGAGAGGTAAATCAGTTGCTGGTGAATATATTTGATGAAAGCCTTCGGACCCTCGAATCGGGGGAGGGGATGGACGCGGCTGGGATAGCGTCTGTCGTTCAGGATACGGGAAGGAAGATCACCGGGTTAGTAAAGACGGTATCGGTATGA
- the bzaD gene encoding B12 lower ligand biosynthesis radical SAM protein BzaD, with amino-acid sequence MRVLMVQTPSVESVSSEKVYPIGIVSLASRLIDSGREVDIIDMNLHQDPFTLLKERLLTFCPDVVGLSLRNIDPLGNKTASLIPHFVATVRLVSSILPKACIVAGGTGFALFPERLMRDLPEIRYGLIGEAELTFPRLLRSLDNPPSLKGLCTRKDGRISIALPSRDLDMSRYVPPDRSVLDPSRYLNINTYVPAVGIETKRGCPYECSYCVYPKLQGKRVRCRPPASVVDEMEFLHKEYGIESFHFTDPVVNIPRGHLEEICGEILRRKLKVRWDGFMREDQFNDRNASLFEKAGCECFSFSPDGLCQESLVALGKRLDEEDIFKAARIASKTDVISVYHFMANVPGETETTAQKGARMIERLYDLHRVRKNLGTVVLNNIRILPGTAIEKRARSEGVIGNGTDLLYPTYYNPAPFDTLRYRLETLHFCNNTFIWQEVR; translated from the coding sequence ATGCGTGTGCTCATGGTCCAGACTCCTTCGGTCGAGAGCGTTTCATCCGAAAAGGTTTACCCTATCGGTATTGTATCTCTCGCGAGCCGTCTCATCGATTCCGGTCGGGAGGTGGATATCATCGATATGAACCTCCACCAGGACCCCTTCACGCTGCTCAAAGAAAGACTTCTCACCTTCTGCCCGGACGTCGTTGGGTTATCCCTGAGAAACATCGATCCACTGGGCAATAAAACGGCCTCCCTTATCCCGCATTTCGTCGCGACCGTCCGCCTCGTCTCATCAATCCTGCCGAAGGCATGTATCGTCGCGGGCGGGACGGGATTTGCTCTTTTCCCGGAGCGGCTGATGCGCGACCTGCCTGAAATACGCTACGGCCTCATCGGAGAAGCGGAGCTGACTTTCCCACGCCTTCTTCGTTCTCTCGATAATCCGCCTTCGTTGAAGGGTCTCTGCACTCGAAAAGACGGGAGAATAAGCATCGCTCTCCCTTCCCGCGATCTCGACATGTCCCGATACGTCCCCCCCGATAGGAGCGTACTCGATCCTTCCCGCTATCTCAATATAAACACCTACGTCCCTGCCGTCGGCATTGAAACAAAACGCGGATGTCCCTATGAATGCTCCTATTGTGTCTACCCCAAACTTCAGGGGAAAAGGGTCAGGTGCCGGCCCCCTGCATCGGTTGTGGATGAAATGGAGTTCCTTCACAAAGAGTACGGTATAGAGAGTTTCCATTTCACAGACCCCGTGGTGAATATCCCGCGGGGCCATCTCGAAGAGATTTGCGGCGAGATCCTTCGCAGGAAGCTGAAGGTGAGATGGGACGGCTTCATGAGAGAGGATCAGTTCAACGACAGGAACGCCTCGCTCTTCGAGAAGGCGGGATGCGAGTGTTTTTCGTTTTCTCCGGACGGTCTCTGTCAGGAATCCCTCGTCGCGCTCGGGAAGAGACTTGATGAAGAAGACATATTCAAAGCGGCGAGGATCGCCTCTAAAACCGATGTGATAAGTGTATACCACTTCATGGCGAATGTGCCCGGCGAGACCGAGACGACGGCTCAAAAGGGGGCGCGTATGATCGAGCGGCTCTATGATCTGCACCGCGTACGGAAGAACCTCGGGACGGTCGTTCTTAATAACATACGCATCTTGCCGGGAACGGCCATAGAAAAGAGGGCGAGAAGCGAAGGGGTCATCGGCAACGGGACCGACCTTCTCTATCCGACCTATTACAACCCGGCGCCCTTCGATACGCTGCGGTACAGGCTCGAGACGCTCCATTTCTGCAATAACACATTCATCTGGCAGGAGGTCCGGTGA
- a CDS encoding DUF2284 domain-containing protein yields MKDAGRNLPGKSSKDLSLLRDHGLPHLNPDPQDRGPQYLEDLATGYWFSEVLFTAVETRVFTRLDSGSNGLHELSDAFDFDPGGLERFLGALCALKLVIRDGSQYYNSKIASEYLVIGKEKYQGNSILWRKELFSKWTGLKDCLRSGGRAGNDSSDDSERAEGIRRYINAMDCIARTKVKEILPLFEGLSFDGKMLDIGAGSGAIAVGFLSQMPFLKATLIDIPEVLDYTRELIQERGLGERSSFTAANILEPWPEDAERYDLVVLSNIIHAYSEKELPHILASASRCLNQQGFLVIHDFFLEHYPEKAALFDLNMFINTYNGRVFSCLPMKEELEALRLYTTGLIPLGTDTALIIASRTSERLTELRLDPKTRLTARLGDLGFRGAKVISVGSIHVADWTDSRCRYGCGHYGKPHCPPFSVPPEKTRKILADYRHAILLEGEPPTREFQLRVLEAEKEAFKAGFYKAFAFWAGPCSLCSSCTTDGTCRNTKEARPSMEAAGIDVFETVRNAGGRLRTLERRGDFVKYYGLLLLE; encoded by the coding sequence ATGAAAGACGCAGGACGCAATCTTCCGGGCAAGAGCTCTAAGGATCTTTCATTATTGAGGGATCACGGGCTCCCGCACCTGAATCCGGACCCTCAGGACAGAGGTCCCCAGTATCTTGAAGATCTCGCCACAGGGTATTGGTTTTCAGAGGTCCTCTTCACCGCCGTCGAAACCAGGGTCTTTACGCGTCTCGATTCGGGAAGCAACGGCCTTCACGAACTTTCTGATGCTTTCGATTTTGATCCCGGAGGACTGGAGAGATTCCTCGGTGCCCTTTGCGCCCTCAAGCTTGTGATCCGTGACGGTTCACAGTATTACAACTCGAAGATAGCGAGTGAATACCTCGTAATCGGCAAGGAGAAGTATCAGGGCAATTCCATCCTATGGCGCAAGGAGCTCTTTTCGAAGTGGACCGGACTGAAAGATTGCCTGAGGTCGGGCGGTCGGGCCGGGAATGACTCCTCGGATGACAGTGAAAGAGCAGAGGGGATACGACGATACATCAACGCCATGGACTGTATCGCTCGGACAAAGGTGAAGGAGATTCTTCCCCTCTTTGAAGGCCTTTCCTTTGACGGAAAGATGCTCGATATCGGGGCCGGGTCCGGTGCCATAGCAGTAGGATTTCTCAGCCAGATGCCTTTCCTGAAGGCCACCCTTATTGATATTCCGGAGGTTCTCGATTATACAAGGGAGTTGATACAAGAACGAGGGTTGGGCGAGAGGTCGTCTTTCACCGCCGCAAATATCCTCGAACCATGGCCGGAAGATGCGGAGCGATACGACCTTGTCGTACTCTCGAACATCATTCATGCCTATTCCGAAAAAGAACTCCCCCATATACTAGCCTCTGCCTCACGTTGCCTTAACCAGCAAGGGTTCCTTGTGATCCATGACTTCTTTCTTGAGCATTACCCTGAAAAGGCGGCCCTCTTCGACCTGAACATGTTTATTAATACCTATAACGGAAGGGTCTTTTCATGTCTGCCGATGAAAGAAGAGTTGGAAGCCCTGAGACTCTACACGACGGGTCTCATACCGCTCGGCACAGATACCGCTCTCATCATAGCTTCGAGAACCAGTGAGAGGCTGACGGAACTTCGTCTTGACCCGAAAACCCGTCTCACCGCGAGGCTCGGGGATCTTGGGTTCCGCGGTGCGAAGGTAATCTCTGTCGGAAGCATCCATGTTGCCGATTGGACCGATTCCCGCTGCCGGTATGGTTGTGGACATTACGGAAAGCCCCATTGCCCCCCCTTTTCTGTTCCTCCTGAAAAGACGAGAAAGATTCTCGCCGATTACCGTCATGCCATCTTGTTGGAAGGTGAGCCTCCGACAAGGGAGTTCCAGCTGAGGGTACTGGAGGCGGAAAAAGAGGCATTCAAGGCTGGTTTTTATAAGGCCTTTGCCTTTTGGGCGGGTCCATGCTCCCTCTGCAGTTCCTGCACTACGGACGGGACATGCCGCAACACAAAAGAGGCGAGGCCTTCCATGGAGGCCGCTGGAATAGATGTCTTCGAAACGGTCAGGAATGCGGGAGGCAGACTCAGGACATTGGAAAGAAGAGGAGACTTCGTGAAATATTACGGTCTTCTCCTCTTGGAGTAA